A region from the Saccharicrinis carchari genome encodes:
- a CDS encoding glycosyltransferase, producing MKILSFIPQNGLWLYALISLLVLLLIQLFYYLFFYTRLGGYIKKTTNTPAKDFAYPPFSIIICARNESQNLLRNLPAVLQQDYPASFEVVVVNDASVDDSAEVLTRLKTKYNHLYSTHIPYDEKFRHGKKLALTIGVRAAKHEHLLFTDADCEPAGKYWLKTMAQGFSDGKELVLGVGAHKKEKGFINLWQRYDTFQIAVQYLSFALRGVPYMGVGRNIAYKKSLFLKNGGFRKHQHMLSGDDDLFVRDTATRHNVAIVCDPQSFTFSESVKNFTEWKHQKRRHLTTSPFYKSGIKFLLGLEAIARQLFWGIALFSVFFSNFALIFIGVIITKLAIQFLTQRRLAKHFGHGDLLIGGFLLDLTLPFVTGMLLLGIKRQAKNIKWT from the coding sequence GTGAAAATATTATCCTTTATACCCCAGAATGGCCTTTGGTTGTATGCGTTGATAAGCTTATTGGTTCTGCTTCTGATACAATTATTTTATTATTTGTTTTTTTATACTCGCTTAGGCGGATACATCAAAAAAACAACAAATACCCCGGCTAAGGACTTTGCTTATCCACCCTTTTCTATTATTATTTGTGCACGAAACGAATCGCAAAATCTGCTCAGGAACCTTCCTGCAGTGTTGCAGCAAGATTATCCGGCATCCTTTGAGGTGGTTGTGGTAAACGATGCTTCAGTTGACGATTCGGCGGAGGTGCTTACACGGCTTAAAACGAAATACAACCATCTTTATTCTACCCATATTCCCTACGACGAAAAGTTCAGGCACGGGAAAAAGCTGGCCCTAACTATTGGCGTTCGAGCAGCCAAGCATGAGCATCTGTTATTTACGGATGCCGATTGTGAGCCGGCCGGCAAATACTGGCTGAAAACAATGGCACAGGGTTTTTCCGATGGTAAAGAGCTGGTGTTGGGTGTCGGCGCACACAAAAAAGAAAAAGGGTTTATTAATTTATGGCAACGCTATGATACTTTTCAAATAGCAGTGCAATACTTATCCTTTGCCCTACGTGGAGTGCCCTACATGGGTGTAGGTAGAAATATAGCGTATAAGAAATCGCTATTCCTAAAAAACGGAGGCTTCCGAAAGCACCAGCATATGCTCTCGGGCGATGACGACCTGTTTGTACGCGATACGGCTACCAGGCATAATGTGGCTATTGTATGCGATCCGCAAAGTTTTACTTTTTCTGAATCGGTAAAAAATTTTACGGAGTGGAAACATCAAAAAAGAAGACATTTAACCACATCGCCTTTTTATAAGTCGGGCATTAAGTTTTTATTAGGCCTAGAAGCCATAGCGCGACAATTATTTTGGGGCATCGCCTTATTCTCTGTATTTTTTTCTAATTTTGCCCTGATTTTTATTGGAGTGATAATAACTAAACTAGCCATACAATTTCTGACGCAACGGCGGTTGGCAAAGCATTTCGGACATGGAGATTTGCTTATAGGCGGTTTTTTATTAGATTTAACCTTACCCTTTGTAACAGGAATGTTGCTTTTGGGAATAAAAAGACAAGCAAAAAATATTAAATGGACATAA
- the tgt gene encoding tRNA guanosine(34) transglycosylase Tgt: protein MEFELQITDPQSRARTGKITTDHGVIETPIFMPVGTVGSVKGVHFNDLRNDIEAQIILGNTYHLYLRPGLDIIEKAGGLHKFNGWDRPILTDSGGYQVFSLSANRKIKEDGAVFRSHIDGSKHLFTPENVVDTQRIIGADIMMAFDECAPGDAPHDYAKKSMELTHRWLQRGITQFDSTRAKYGYSQTFFPIVQGAGFKDLRTQSAEYIASFGREGNAIGGLSVGEPAEVMYEMTEVVTGILPKDKPRYLMGVGTPVNILESIALGVDMFDCVMPTRNGRNGMLFTSRGIMNMKNQKWKDDFSPVDPEGTSFVDHHYTKAYLRHLFVSKELLAAQIGSLHNLAFYLWLVKEARSHIQAGDFIPWKNQMVKQLSVRL from the coding sequence ATGGAATTTGAATTACAGATAACGGATCCTCAAAGCAGGGCGAGAACCGGTAAAATAACTACCGATCATGGTGTTATAGAAACGCCTATTTTTATGCCTGTTGGTACAGTGGGCAGTGTAAAAGGTGTGCATTTTAATGATTTAAGAAACGATATTGAGGCGCAAATAATATTAGGCAACACTTACCATTTATATCTTCGCCCGGGATTAGATATCATTGAAAAAGCGGGCGGCTTACACAAATTTAACGGGTGGGATCGCCCTATACTGACCGACAGTGGAGGATACCAGGTGTTTTCGTTGAGCGCCAACCGTAAGATAAAAGAAGATGGTGCTGTTTTCAGATCGCACATTGACGGTAGCAAGCACTTGTTTACGCCAGAAAACGTTGTGGATACGCAACGCATAATTGGTGCTGATATTATGATGGCTTTTGACGAATGTGCCCCCGGTGATGCGCCTCACGATTATGCAAAAAAATCGATGGAATTAACCCACCGATGGTTACAACGTGGTATTACACAATTTGACAGCACCCGGGCGAAATATGGGTACAGTCAAACTTTTTTTCCGATAGTACAAGGGGCAGGGTTCAAGGATCTACGAACACAATCGGCAGAGTACATCGCCTCTTTTGGCCGCGAGGGAAACGCTATTGGGGGGCTTTCGGTAGGCGAACCCGCCGAAGTGATGTACGAAATGACAGAAGTGGTAACCGGCATTTTACCCAAAGACAAACCGCGGTATTTAATGGGCGTAGGAACTCCGGTTAACATTTTAGAATCCATTGCCTTAGGAGTAGATATGTTTGACTGTGTGATGCCCACACGCAACGGTCGGAATGGGATGCTTTTTACATCGCGAGGTATAATGAACATGAAAAACCAGAAATGGAAAGACGATTTTTCGCCCGTAGATCCGGAGGGGACTTCTTTTGTGGATCACCATTATACCAAAGCTTATCTCCGTCATCTTTTTGTATCCAAGGAGCTGCTGGCCGCACAAATAGGAAGCTTGCACAATCTGGCCTTTTATTTGTGGTTAGTAAAGGAGGCTCGCAGCCACATCCAAGCCGGCGATTTTATCCCATGGAAAAACCAAATGGTAAAACAACTGTCGGTACGTTTATAA
- a CDS encoding LptF/LptG family permease has translation MRGVLQKLDRYIIRKFLGTYFFAILLIISIAVVFDITEKIDNFLEKEAPLNAIVFDYYFNFIPYFANLFTPLFVFIAVIFFTSKMAGDTEIIAILSGGVSFKRLMFPYFISALIVATFSFYLGAYVIPPSNKTRLEFESVYVKNKKDTGLNDIHLQLEPGLFVYMGQFYSYRNKGKYFSAERFEDKEMTSKLSAQEIIYQEDAGTWLLTNYIKRDFIDKMHIEISEGDSLEMAFNMTPADFKSEHRWYETMTNTELSEYIEAQTKKGVGSIKPYIIEYYKRWANPFSAFILTLIGVSLASRKVRGGIGLHIGIGLGLSFGYILFMTISTTFAINGNMNPIFAVWLPNLVFALIGVYLYIKAPK, from the coding sequence ATGAGAGGCGTTCTACAAAAACTCGATAGATATATTATCCGTAAATTTTTGGGCACCTATTTTTTTGCCATACTGCTTATCATAAGTATAGCGGTAGTTTTTGATATCACCGAAAAGATTGATAACTTTTTGGAGAAAGAAGCCCCGTTGAATGCTATTGTTTTTGATTACTACTTTAATTTTATCCCTTATTTTGCCAACCTGTTCACCCCTCTTTTTGTTTTTATAGCGGTCATATTTTTCACCTCAAAAATGGCCGGCGACACCGAAATAATTGCTATCCTATCGGGTGGGGTAAGCTTTAAACGATTGATGTTTCCTTATTTTATTAGCGCCTTAATTGTGGCTACCTTTTCGTTTTACCTGGGTGCGTACGTTATACCTCCTTCCAACAAAACCAGGCTCGAATTTGAATCGGTATATGTTAAAAATAAAAAGGACACAGGGCTGAATGACATTCATTTACAATTGGAGCCGGGTCTCTTTGTTTATATGGGTCAATTTTACAGCTATCGTAACAAAGGGAAGTATTTTTCGGCCGAACGATTTGAAGATAAAGAAATGACCTCTAAACTTTCGGCACAGGAAATTATTTATCAGGAAGATGCAGGCACCTGGCTTCTGACTAATTATATAAAACGCGATTTTATCGATAAAATGCATATTGAAATATCTGAGGGAGATTCCCTGGAAATGGCTTTTAATATGACGCCGGCAGATTTTAAATCGGAACACCGATGGTACGAAACCATGACCAATACCGAGTTGAGCGAATACATAGAAGCACAAACAAAAAAGGGAGTAGGCTCGATAAAACCATATATAATTGAATATTATAAGCGCTGGGCCAATCCTTTTTCAGCTTTTATTCTTACCTTGATAGGCGTTTCTCTGGCATCGCGCAAAGTTAGGGGTGGAATAGGTTTACATATTGGCATTGGATTGGGACTTAGCTTTGGTTACATTTTATTTATGACCATATCTACCACCTTTGCAATAAACGGAAATATGAACCCTATATTTGCAGTATGGCTGCCCAATCTTGTATTTGCACTTATAGGTGTTTACCTTTACATCAAAGCACCAAAATAA
- a CDS encoding RNA polymerase sigma factor, with the protein MDINPNLSEKAKHDYTLVLLAVEGDQKAYAELMGRYRDAIYFMLLKMVNNKSDAEDLTIEAFGKAFKNIHQYSPNYAFSTWLFKIASNNCIDYLRKKRNNIVSIDGTHMNEEKENDQPIHLKDEAPDPEEGLIKQQKAVLMRTVVKKLKPRYRTLIELRYFNEFSYEEIAQELDLPLGTVKAQLFRARELLFNTLKNSDVKLG; encoded by the coding sequence ATGGACATAAACCCTAATTTATCGGAGAAGGCGAAGCACGATTATACGCTCGTTCTGTTGGCTGTAGAAGGCGATCAAAAGGCATATGCCGAATTGATGGGAAGATACCGTGATGCCATTTACTTTATGTTGTTGAAAATGGTCAATAATAAAAGTGATGCCGAAGATCTGACTATCGAAGCTTTCGGAAAAGCCTTTAAAAACATTCATCAGTATTCCCCTAATTATGCTTTTAGCACATGGTTATTTAAGATAGCCTCCAACAATTGCATCGATTATTTGCGAAAAAAACGCAATAACATCGTTTCTATTGACGGAACACATATGAACGAGGAAAAAGAAAACGACCAGCCCATTCACCTCAAGGATGAGGCGCCGGATCCGGAAGAAGGCTTGATAAAACAGCAAAAAGCAGTTTTGATGCGTACTGTGGTTAAGAAATTAAAACCCAGATATCGTACACTTATTGAGCTGCGGTACTTTAATGAGTTTTCCTACGAAGAAATTGCCCAGGAGTTGGACTTGCCGCTGGGAACAGTTAAAGCACAATTGTTCCGTGCACGTGAACTCTTGTTTAATACCCTGAAAAATTCCGACGTAAAATTAGGTTAA